A genomic window from Silene latifolia isolate original U9 population chromosome Y, ASM4854445v1, whole genome shotgun sequence includes:
- the LOC141630574 gene encoding uncharacterized protein LOC141630574, whose protein sequence is MNSAVLFLNLIVMILVICLGLKHLHWWNVAAVAKYVWWLALKTDHLWVRWIHAIYIKNQNWLDYKPGSGVSWAWKKICWVKEIMKPLFLNQGIASYEIKEGYQWLVDAGTVKSWHPWISNSLIISRHKFNIWLIAHRRLLTMDRLVKMGIIQTNVCYMCGNDAETIDHLFFQCSFSSRCLALLQDWLKIKVPQQDFIMWWVMYRTRFLVVKQVIAMAVASLCYHIWLSRNKCRIEGLVPQPRVLVLKCKSDLIMRIRWNTIKSSVGRVHDWLEMICLE, encoded by the coding sequence ATGAATTCAGCagttttattccttaatcttatTGTCATGATTCTTGTTATTTGTCTTGGACTGAAGCACCTTCATTGGTGGAATGTAGCTGCCGTTGCAAAGTATGTCTGGTGGCTTGCCCTCAAAACTGATCATTTGTGGGTACGTTGGATACATGCTATTTATATCAAGAATCAGAATTGGCTTGATTACAAACCTGGTTCTGGGGTGAGTTGGGCTTGGAAAAAAATTTGTTGGGTTAAGGAGATTATGAAGCCTTTATTTCTGAATCAGGGCATAGCGTCATATGAGATCAAGGAGGGATATCAGTGGCTTGTTGATGCAGGGACTGTCAAGAGCTGGCACCCCTGGATCAGTAATTCTCTCATCATCTCAAGGCATAAATTTAATATCTGGTTGATTGCTCACAGAAGATTGCTCACTATGGATAGGCTTGTGAAGATGGGGATTATTCAGACTAATGTCTGttacatgtgtggtaatgatgcCGAAACCATTGATCATTTGTTTTTTCAATGTAGCTTTAGCTCTAGATGTCTAGCCTTACTGCAGGACTGGTTGAAGATAAAGGTGCCTCAGCAAGACTTTATCATGTGGTGGGTTATGTATAGAACACGATTCCTGGTGGTGAAACAAGTGATAGCTATGGCAGTGGCTAGCTTGTGTTATCACATTTGGTTGAGCAGAAACAAATGCAGAATAGAAGGATTAGTACCACAACCCCGGGTGCTAGTGCTCAAATGCAAGAGTGACCTGATTATGCGAATACGATGGAATACAATCAAGTCGTCAGTAGGCAGAGTACATGATTGGCTAGAAATGATATGTTTGGAATGA